One genomic segment of Danio rerio strain Tuebingen ecotype United States chromosome 11, GRCz12tu, whole genome shotgun sequence includes these proteins:
- the wu:fi42e03 gene encoding uncharacterized protein wu:fi42e03, producing the protein MGAATMWILSSLAVLIALSASDVTSVIASSPGSMGSYTGYSAAVKGGYDIGSYSSLAGSSGVSITSEKPSSDSSTRSQLQGSGVVAGSGSLVYGTVGNKASLAVSEYDMNQSTDVQESEVISSSVLMPLQQSSYSVPKPVLLTSQVQTGPQSNSQQPASSGTMAQSVSLQLSQTSGHQLPQPGFQSAVYANRLPHKSGSNTVFGTRPVQNPVFNSKPLTPKKESAPILLYGSMPSSLAMANYELVSQSSGQTASQPSGMQPPHVDISVQPSSQLIQQEVDATVEQATSQQLVQTSQSISQSNDQKPLHGSYVLTAQPSSLTLLKPHKGRPQFGSKPPSSTSPVYKPSSSLVAQSTSQMPVQTTYQSVPQHGLQLPLQAIYQSEAQSASQKPGQTSYLTVPQIVVQPAQIGYQSASQASVPLPVQPGSQWVAQLGLQQPAHVDFSVSLPISQQAGHSTHEYVVEQSGQSHFKPVHSHRVHQIGSSLYSCQELPQHGYQRRFQSPAVTSHTKPVVQSGNQTPTKSKHPKPHTSTLQSILSPAHPSHQSLSLPVYSQALPVEHMYQPVAQSGSETVSLAEYQISPVPGQIVSQPQMLPSSLSLTQSSPSSGMPLQSSFQPLVQSSFETVLPSGFQTSSVVVPSSVQSTSTQALSGPVVSNHGSVFQSVQPELAIPLQVNYQSVTSQNAPGPAPNSKHPSQKLFKLLQQVKS; encoded by the exons ATGGGTGCTGCAACAATGTGGATTTTAAG TTCTTTAGCAGTGCTTATAGCCCTTAGTGCAAGTGATGTCACATCTG TTATTGCAAGTAGCCCTGGAAGCATGGGCAGCTATACTGGGTATAGTGCTGCAGTAAAAGGTGGCTATGATATCGGAAGCTACAGTTCTCTGGCTGGCTCTTCAGGTGTTTCCATCACAAGTGAAAAACCAAGCTCTGATTCTTCCACTAGAAGCCAACTTCAAGGATCTGGTGTTGTAGCTGGAAGTGGTAGTCTCGTTTATGGTACAGTGGGAAATAAAGCAAGTCTGGCCGTGTCTGAGTATGATATGAACCAATCAACTGATGTCCAAGAATCTGAAGTCATCAGCTCTTCAGTCTTGATGCCACTGCAGCAAAGCAGTTACTCTGTTCCTAAGCCTGTGCTGTTAACTTCCCAAGTGCAGACTGGCCCCCAGTCCAACAGTCAGCAACCAGCAAGTTCTGGAACCATGGCCCAGTCTGTCTCTCTCCAGTTGTCCCAGACCAGCGGCCATCAACTTCCACAACCTGGCTTCCAGTCTGCAGTTTATGCCAATAGACTGCCCCACAAGTCTGGTTCTAATACTGTTTTTGGTACCAGGCCAGTTCAAAATCCAGTATTCAATTCAAAGCCCCTTACTCCTAAAAAGGAGTCTGCACCAATATTACTATATGGCAGTATGCCAAGCAGCCTAGCTATGGCTAACTATGAACTTGTCAGCCAGTCCAGTGGCCAGACTGCAAGTCAGCCAAGCGGCATGCAGCCTCCCCATGTTGACATCTCTGTTCAGCCCAGCAGTCAGCTGATTCAACAGGAAGTCGATGCCACTGTAGAACAGGCCACCAGTCAACAGCTAGTTCAGACAAGCCAATCCATTTCCCAGTCAAATGACCAGAAACCACTACACGGTAGTTATGTCTTGACTGCTCAGCCCAGCAGCCTGACTCTTCTCAAGCCCCACAAAGGTAGACCTCAGTTTGGGTCCAAGCCTCCATCCAGTACCAGTCCTGTCTATAAACCAAGCTCAAGTCTTGTAGCTCAGTCCACTAGCCAAATGCCAGTACAAACCACCTACCAGTCTGTGCCCCAACATGGTCTACAACTGCCACTACAAGCCATCTACCAATCAGAGGCCCAGTCTGCTTCCCAAAAGCCAGGACAAACCAGCTACCTAACTGTGCCCCAAATTGTTGTTCAACCAGCACAAATCGGCTATCAGTCTGCAAGCCAGGCCAGTGTGCCACTACCAGTGCAGCCCGGCTCACAGTGGGTGGCACAGCTCGGTCTTCAACAGCCAGCGCATGTTGACTTCTCTGTATCCCTACCTATCAGCCAGCAAGCAGGACACTCCACCCATGAGTATGTTGTTGAGCAGAGTGGACAATCGCATTTCAAGCCGGTGCATTCCCATAGGGTTCACCAGATTGGCTCCAGTCTTTATTCATGTCAAGAGTTACCTCAGCATGGTTACCAGAGGAGATTTCAGTCTCCAGCTGTAACTTCGCACACCAAGCCTGTTGTACAGTCCGGCAACCAGACCCCTACAAAGTCTAAGCATCCCAAACCCCACACATCTACACTCCAATCCATTTTATCACCAGCTCATCCTAGCCATCAGTCTCTATCTCTGCCTGTCTACTCTCAAGCTTTGCCAGTGGAACACATGTACCAGCCTGTGGCACAATCAGGCTCTGAGACTGTCTCTCTCGCTGAATACCAGATATCCCCTGTTCCAGGACAGATTGTTTCCCAGCCTCAAATGCTGCCCAGTAGTCTGTCTCTCACTCAGTCCAGCCCTTCCTCAGGCATGCCATTGCagtccagcttccagcctctgGTACAATCAAGTTTTGAGACTGTCCTACCATCTGGATTTCAGACCTCTTCTGTTGTTGTGCCATCAAGTGTCCAGTCTACAAGTACCCAAGCCTTGAGTGGTCCGGTTGTTTCAAACCATGGGTCTGTGTTTCAGTCAGTGCAACCTGAACTTGCAATTCCACTACAGGTGAATTATCAGTCTGTCACAAGTCAAAATGCCCCTGGACCTGCTCCAAACAGTAAGCATCCATCCCAGAAGCTTTTCAAGCTGTTGCAACAAGTGAAGTCCTAG
- the LOC137496708 gene encoding uncharacterized protein isoform X1, which produces MWILNYCFAVLLALGACDVATVYAFSPVNMGAHPGPNNPSKNTIYSAAVKGGYDVGSYSSQAGSSGILMTVEKTGSDSSSRSQLQDSDVDSVGSGSLAYGTVGNAVEIGMSGYDASASTDVQGSEVISSSSVLMPLQQSSYSSNPVLLTVEVQTGPQSNSQQPASSGYMAQSSRLQLTQSSDQQLPQPSSQSAVHASRLPHKPHKPHQSGSRPVQNPILNSSMPLKPKKESASHPSLQILQYGNVPSSLAVASYELVSQSSGQAVTQPSDVQPPHIIDFSAVQPSSQVVQQAVDTSVAQASSQQLVQSSQSVSQSNDQQPLHGSYVFTAQPSGLTFLKPHKSRPQFGSKPPSSTSLHTPSLNFVAQSTSQIPVQTRNQFRPQPALQLPVQASYQSEAQSAFQMPGQTGYLSVPQIVKPAQFGYQSASQALVSKPVHPIYQSVAQPTAPQVGYQSVSQSNGKQLVQASYQLEAQPETISYRFVAEPSVQQPAEVSFSIAPPAPQPVQPNYQWVAQLGLHQPAHVGFFVAQPISQQAGQSTYEYVVERSGQPLFKPAHSHGLHQTGSKLYSCQELPQHGYQRRFQSPSSFLALDRHTKPVVQSSNQTPAKPNHHRPHTSTLQSILTPAHLLSSHQSLSRPVYMPQALVVKPVFTPQALPVEPMYQPVAQSSSESVSFAEYQISPVPGQIVSQPQMQPGSLSLTQSSSSSGMPLQSSFQPLVQSSYETVLQPGFQTTSELVPSSHQSTSSQALSGPEVSNHESVFQPVQPEFAIPQQVENKLVTGQNNPGHAQNGHSSQKLFRLLQQVKS; this is translated from the exons atgtgGATTTTAAA TTATTGTTTTGCAGTACTTTTAGCCCTTGGTGCATGTGATGTTGCAACTG TTTATGCATTTAGCCCTGTTAACATGGGAGCACATCCTGGACCTAATAATCCCAGCAAGAACACAATTTACAGTGCTGCAGTTAAAGGGGGCTATGACGTCGGAAGCTATAGTTCTCAGGCTGGCTCTTCAGGCATTCTCATGACTGTTGAAAAAACAGGCTCTGATTCGTCAAGTAGAAGCCAACTTCAGGATTCTGATGTTGATTCAGTTGGAAGTGGTAGTCTTGCTTATGGTACTGTAGGAAATGCAGTGGAAATTGGCATGTCTGGGTATGATGCAAGTGCATCCACTGATGTCCAAGGATCTGAAGTCATCAGTTCTTCCTCTGTCTTAATGCCATTACAGCAAAGCAGTTATTCTTCTAACCCTGTGCTGCTAACTGTCGAAGTGCAGACTGGCCCCCAATCCAACAGTCAACAACCAGCAAGCTCTGGATACATGGCCCAGTCTAGCCGTCTGCAGTTAACCCAGTCCAGTGACCAACAGCTACCACAGCCAAGCTCGCAGTCTGCAGTGCATGCCAGTAGACTGCCCCATAAGCCTCATAAACCCCACCAATCTGGTTCCAGACCAGTTCAAAATCCAATATTAAATTCTTCAATGCCTCTGAAACCTAAAAAGGAGTCTGCATCACACCCTAGCTTACAAATATTACAATATGGCAATGTGCCAAGCAGCCTAGCCGTAGCTAGCTATGAACTTGTCAGCCAGTCCAGTGGGCAGGCTGTAACTCAGCCAAGTGACGTGCAGCCTCCACATATCATTGACTTCTCTGCAGTCCAACCCAGTAGCCAGGTAGTTCAACAGGCAGTTGACACCTCTGTGGCCCAGGCTTCCAGCCAGCAGCTTGTTCAGTCAAGTCAATCTGTTTCCCAGTCAAATGATCAGCAACCATTACATGGTAGTTATGTCTTTACGGCTCAGCCCAGTGGCCTAACTTTTCTCAAGCCCCACAAAAGTAGACCTCAGTTTGGGTCCAAACCTCCATCCAGTACGAGTCTCCATACACCAAGTCTTAATTTTGTAGCTCAGTCCACTAGCCAAATACCAGTTCAAACCAGGAACCAGTTTAGGCCGCAACCTGCTCTACAACTGCCAGTGCAAGCCAGCTACCAATCAGAGGCCCAGTCTGCTTTCCAAATGCCAGGACAAACCGGCTACCTGTCAGTGCCCCAAATTGTAAAACCAGCACAATTCGGCTACCAGTCTGCAAGCCAAGCACTTGTATCAAAACCAGTACACCCCATCTACCAGTCTGTAGCCCAACCGACTGCTCCACAAGTCGGCTATCAATCTGTGTCACAGTCAAATGGAAAGCAACTTGTACAGGCCAGCTACCAATTAGAAGCCCAGCCAGAAACTATCAGCTACCGGTTTGTGGCTGAGCCCAGTGTCcaacagccagcagaggtcagctTTTCTATTGCACCACCCGCTCCACAACCAGTACAACCCAACTACCAGTGGGTGGCACAGCTAGGTCTCCACCAGCCAGCACATGTCGGCTTTTTTGTAGCCCAACCAATCAGCCAGCAAGCAGGACAGTCCACCTATGAGTATGTGGTCGAACGGAGTGGGCAACCCCTTTTCAAGCCAGCGCATTCCCATGGGCTTCACCAGACTGGCTCCAAGCTTTATTCATGCCAAGAGTTACCTCAGCACGGTTACCAGAGGAGGTTTCAGTCTCCATCCAGTTTTCTAGCCTTAGATCGGCATACAAAGCCTGTTGTGCAGTCCAGCAACCAGACACCTGCAAAGCCTAACCATCACAGACCCCACACATCTACACTCCAATCTATTTTAACACCAGCTCATTTGCTTTCTAGCCATCAGTCTCTATCTCGGCCTGTCTACATGCCTCAAGCTTTGGTAGTGAAACCAGTCTTCACACCTCAAGCTTTGCCAGTGGAACCCATGTACCAGCCTGTGGCACAATCAAGCTCAGAatctgtctcttttgctgaataccAGATATCCCCTGTTCCAGGACAGATTGTTTCCCAGCCTCAAATGCAGCCTGGTAGTCTGTCTCTCACTCAGTCCAGCTCTTCTTCAGGCATGCCATTGCagtccagcttccagcctctTGTACAATCAAGTTATGAGACTGTCTTACAGCCTGGATTTCAAACTACTTCAGAGCTTGTGCCATCAAGTCACCAGTCTACAAGTTCCCAAGCCTTGAGTGGTCCAGAAGTTTCAAACCATGAGTCTGTGTTTCAGCCAGTGCAACCTGAATTTGCAATTCCACAACAGGTTGAAAACAAGTTGGTTACAGGTCAAAATAATCCTGGACATGCTCAAAATGGGCATTCATCGCAGAAGTTGTTCAGGCTGTTGCAACAAGTGAAGTCTTAG
- the LOC137496708 gene encoding uncharacterized protein isoform X2 produces the protein MLQLVVYAFSPVNMGAHPGPNNPSKNTIYSAAVKGGYDVGSYSSQAGSSGILMTVEKTGSDSSSRSQLQDSDVDSVGSGSLAYGTVGNAVEIGMSGYDASASTDVQGSEVISSSSVLMPLQQSSYSSNPVLLTVEVQTGPQSNSQQPASSGYMAQSSRLQLTQSSDQQLPQPSSQSAVHASRLPHKPHKPHQSGSRPVQNPILNSSMPLKPKKESASHPSLQILQYGNVPSSLAVASYELVSQSSGQAVTQPSDVQPPHIIDFSAVQPSSQVVQQAVDTSVAQASSQQLVQSSQSVSQSNDQQPLHGSYVFTAQPSGLTFLKPHKSRPQFGSKPPSSTSLHTPSLNFVAQSTSQIPVQTRNQFRPQPALQLPVQASYQSEAQSAFQMPGQTGYLSVPQIVKPAQFGYQSASQALVSKPVHPIYQSVAQPTAPQVGYQSVSQSNGKQLVQASYQLEAQPETISYRFVAEPSVQQPAEVSFSIAPPAPQPVQPNYQWVAQLGLHQPAHVGFFVAQPISQQAGQSTYEYVVERSGQPLFKPAHSHGLHQTGSKLYSCQELPQHGYQRRFQSPSSFLALDRHTKPVVQSSNQTPAKPNHHRPHTSTLQSILTPAHLLSSHQSLSRPVYMPQALVVKPVFTPQALPVEPMYQPVAQSSSESVSFAEYQISPVPGQIVSQPQMQPGSLSLTQSSSSSGMPLQSSFQPLVQSSYETVLQPGFQTTSELVPSSHQSTSSQALSGPEVSNHESVFQPVQPEFAIPQQVENKLVTGQNNPGHAQNGHSSQKLFRLLQQVKS, from the exons ATGTTGCAACTGGTAG TTTATGCATTTAGCCCTGTTAACATGGGAGCACATCCTGGACCTAATAATCCCAGCAAGAACACAATTTACAGTGCTGCAGTTAAAGGGGGCTATGACGTCGGAAGCTATAGTTCTCAGGCTGGCTCTTCAGGCATTCTCATGACTGTTGAAAAAACAGGCTCTGATTCGTCAAGTAGAAGCCAACTTCAGGATTCTGATGTTGATTCAGTTGGAAGTGGTAGTCTTGCTTATGGTACTGTAGGAAATGCAGTGGAAATTGGCATGTCTGGGTATGATGCAAGTGCATCCACTGATGTCCAAGGATCTGAAGTCATCAGTTCTTCCTCTGTCTTAATGCCATTACAGCAAAGCAGTTATTCTTCTAACCCTGTGCTGCTAACTGTCGAAGTGCAGACTGGCCCCCAATCCAACAGTCAACAACCAGCAAGCTCTGGATACATGGCCCAGTCTAGCCGTCTGCAGTTAACCCAGTCCAGTGACCAACAGCTACCACAGCCAAGCTCGCAGTCTGCAGTGCATGCCAGTAGACTGCCCCATAAGCCTCATAAACCCCACCAATCTGGTTCCAGACCAGTTCAAAATCCAATATTAAATTCTTCAATGCCTCTGAAACCTAAAAAGGAGTCTGCATCACACCCTAGCTTACAAATATTACAATATGGCAATGTGCCAAGCAGCCTAGCCGTAGCTAGCTATGAACTTGTCAGCCAGTCCAGTGGGCAGGCTGTAACTCAGCCAAGTGACGTGCAGCCTCCACATATCATTGACTTCTCTGCAGTCCAACCCAGTAGCCAGGTAGTTCAACAGGCAGTTGACACCTCTGTGGCCCAGGCTTCCAGCCAGCAGCTTGTTCAGTCAAGTCAATCTGTTTCCCAGTCAAATGATCAGCAACCATTACATGGTAGTTATGTCTTTACGGCTCAGCCCAGTGGCCTAACTTTTCTCAAGCCCCACAAAAGTAGACCTCAGTTTGGGTCCAAACCTCCATCCAGTACGAGTCTCCATACACCAAGTCTTAATTTTGTAGCTCAGTCCACTAGCCAAATACCAGTTCAAACCAGGAACCAGTTTAGGCCGCAACCTGCTCTACAACTGCCAGTGCAAGCCAGCTACCAATCAGAGGCCCAGTCTGCTTTCCAAATGCCAGGACAAACCGGCTACCTGTCAGTGCCCCAAATTGTAAAACCAGCACAATTCGGCTACCAGTCTGCAAGCCAAGCACTTGTATCAAAACCAGTACACCCCATCTACCAGTCTGTAGCCCAACCGACTGCTCCACAAGTCGGCTATCAATCTGTGTCACAGTCAAATGGAAAGCAACTTGTACAGGCCAGCTACCAATTAGAAGCCCAGCCAGAAACTATCAGCTACCGGTTTGTGGCTGAGCCCAGTGTCcaacagccagcagaggtcagctTTTCTATTGCACCACCCGCTCCACAACCAGTACAACCCAACTACCAGTGGGTGGCACAGCTAGGTCTCCACCAGCCAGCACATGTCGGCTTTTTTGTAGCCCAACCAATCAGCCAGCAAGCAGGACAGTCCACCTATGAGTATGTGGTCGAACGGAGTGGGCAACCCCTTTTCAAGCCAGCGCATTCCCATGGGCTTCACCAGACTGGCTCCAAGCTTTATTCATGCCAAGAGTTACCTCAGCACGGTTACCAGAGGAGGTTTCAGTCTCCATCCAGTTTTCTAGCCTTAGATCGGCATACAAAGCCTGTTGTGCAGTCCAGCAACCAGACACCTGCAAAGCCTAACCATCACAGACCCCACACATCTACACTCCAATCTATTTTAACACCAGCTCATTTGCTTTCTAGCCATCAGTCTCTATCTCGGCCTGTCTACATGCCTCAAGCTTTGGTAGTGAAACCAGTCTTCACACCTCAAGCTTTGCCAGTGGAACCCATGTACCAGCCTGTGGCACAATCAAGCTCAGAatctgtctcttttgctgaataccAGATATCCCCTGTTCCAGGACAGATTGTTTCCCAGCCTCAAATGCAGCCTGGTAGTCTGTCTCTCACTCAGTCCAGCTCTTCTTCAGGCATGCCATTGCagtccagcttccagcctctTGTACAATCAAGTTATGAGACTGTCTTACAGCCTGGATTTCAAACTACTTCAGAGCTTGTGCCATCAAGTCACCAGTCTACAAGTTCCCAAGCCTTGAGTGGTCCAGAAGTTTCAAACCATGAGTCTGTGTTTCAGCCAGTGCAACCTGAATTTGCAATTCCACAACAGGTTGAAAACAAGTTGGTTACAGGTCAAAATAATCCTGGACATGCTCAAAATGGGCATTCATCGCAGAAGTTGTTCAGGCTGTTGCAACAAGTGAAGTCTTAG